From Pontibacter actiniarum, a single genomic window includes:
- a CDS encoding fatty acid desaturase family protein, translating into MSHKVKFINTNQSAFFATTRKRVELYFKENNLSKNGNGLMWTKAVFFLAGFLSLYLLILSGWFGVWAMLGLAVLLGAFAAFIGFNVCHDAIHGSFSQNSRVNKGLSYFFYLIGANPYLWNISHNIVHHTYTNIPGHDEDIEVAPGLIRLDESEKVNRVQRYQHLYAFWLYGLASLSWVLRKDYVKFFQKSIGQHRAKHPKKEYFNLFFYKILHYFLFIGVPVLVLHLSWWQAALGFLAMHLAEGVVMGLVFQLAHVVEGTDFPVPNEQGNVEEAWAEHQMRTTANFAPKSAVASFLLGGLNRQIEHHLFPKVCHVHYPAVAAIVRKTAAEFDLPYLESPTFFAALQSHYRTLRRFGKEAYREQARSMALVS; encoded by the coding sequence ATGTCCCACAAAGTAAAATTCATTAACACCAACCAGTCTGCCTTTTTTGCCACCACCCGCAAAAGGGTGGAGCTGTACTTCAAGGAAAACAACCTTTCCAAAAACGGAAATGGGTTGATGTGGACCAAAGCCGTGTTCTTTCTGGCCGGGTTCTTATCGCTGTACCTGCTCATACTTTCGGGGTGGTTTGGCGTTTGGGCTATGCTGGGCCTGGCCGTGCTGCTTGGGGCCTTTGCCGCCTTTATCGGCTTTAACGTTTGCCACGATGCCATCCACGGCTCGTTTTCCCAAAACAGCAGGGTAAACAAGGGCCTTAGCTACTTTTTTTACCTGATTGGGGCCAACCCCTACCTCTGGAACATCTCCCATAACATTGTACACCATACTTACACCAACATTCCCGGCCACGACGAAGACATTGAAGTGGCGCCCGGTTTGATCCGGCTGGACGAAAGTGAGAAAGTGAACAGGGTGCAGCGCTACCAGCATTTGTATGCGTTCTGGCTGTATGGCCTGGCGTCGCTGTCCTGGGTGCTGCGCAAGGACTACGTGAAGTTCTTTCAGAAATCGATCGGGCAGCACCGTGCAAAGCACCCTAAAAAAGAATACTTCAACCTGTTCTTCTATAAAATACTGCATTACTTCCTCTTTATAGGAGTGCCCGTGCTGGTGCTACACCTGAGTTGGTGGCAGGCGGCCCTGGGTTTCCTGGCCATGCACCTGGCAGAGGGCGTGGTGATGGGGCTGGTCTTTCAGCTGGCCCACGTGGTGGAGGGAACCGACTTCCCGGTGCCGAACGAACAGGGAAATGTGGAGGAGGCGTGGGCCGAGCACCAGATGCGAACCACGGCGAACTTTGCCCCCAAGAGCGCAGTCGCCAGCTTCCTGCTTGGCGGCCTGAACAGGCAGATTGAGCACCACCTCTTCCCGAAGGTATGCCACGTGCACTACCCGGCCGTAGCCGCCATTGTGCGGAAAACAGCCGCAGAGTTCGACCTGCCTTACCTGGAGAGCCCCACATTCTTCGCGGCCTTGCAGTCGCACTACCGTACCCTCAGGAGATTTGGCAAGGAGGCCTACCGGGAGCAGGCCAGAAGTATGGCTTTGGTAAGCTAA
- a CDS encoding retron St85 family effector protein, giving the protein MRVKRFDRIKVENDIISEIKKSIVSQRAYIKAESQIVFLFGAKSNTQRTTARDSFYDYTKKHLQDYLFLLAEDFYRSFGDSPVDLLTLEDELASYTDCVLIILESPGAIAELGAFSLKSELVKKILAINERAFMNEDSFINKGPLAKIQKESKFSPVIHAKFESILASIGEIEKSLSKNLQRKRSVKVEFDTYDKFNGANFKKFRLMLVRDLVTLFSPVKFEEILYILRYIYDTDKFLKINFELSFLISVGLIRKEVDFYINTYKHDTYFYSFPDLNIIDLRAKVLNYYSKYSTSRISHLNEDY; this is encoded by the coding sequence ATGAGAGTTAAAAGGTTTGACAGAATAAAAGTTGAAAATGATATCATCAGTGAAATAAAAAAGTCAATTGTTAGTCAAAGAGCGTATATAAAGGCAGAGTCTCAGATTGTATTTCTTTTTGGAGCGAAATCTAATACGCAGAGAACAACAGCACGCGATTCTTTTTATGACTACACTAAAAAGCATTTACAAGACTATTTATTCCTGTTAGCAGAAGATTTCTATCGTAGCTTTGGAGATTCACCCGTTGACTTATTAACTCTTGAAGATGAGTTGGCTTCTTATACTGATTGTGTACTTATTATTTTAGAAAGTCCTGGTGCAATAGCCGAGTTGGGTGCTTTCTCTTTGAAAAGCGAATTAGTGAAAAAGATTTTGGCTATAAATGAGAGAGCATTTATGAATGAAGATTCATTTATAAATAAAGGACCTTTAGCCAAGATTCAAAAAGAATCTAAATTCTCTCCTGTTATTCACGCAAAATTTGAATCAATACTTGCTTCAATAGGTGAAATTGAGAAAAGTTTAAGCAAGAACCTGCAGAGAAAGAGATCAGTAAAAGTTGAGTTTGATACATATGACAAGTTCAACGGTGCTAATTTTAAGAAATTCAGACTAATGCTTGTAAGAGATTTAGTTACACTTTTCTCCCCAGTAAAGTTCGAGGAAATATTATATATACTTAGGTATATCTATGATACAGACAAGTTCTTGAAAATCAATTTTGAGTTAAGTTTTCTTATTTCTGTAGGTCTTATAAGAAAGGAAGTAGACTTTTACATAAATACTTACAAGCATGATACTTACTTCTATAGTTTCCCTGATTTAAATATTATTGATTTAAGAGCGAAAGTTCTAAACTATTATTCAAAATACTCAACATCCCGAATTAGCCATTTGAATGAAGATTATTGA
- a CDS encoding cold-shock protein, with product MGKSQETFSKKEKEKKKLKKRQDKEQKKEERKANSNKGKGIDEMLAYVDDEGNITTTPPDPTKKKKVVKQEDIQIGVPKQEDLDPADLIRKGTITFFNTSKGYGFIKDHETQESIFVHQNEISGTVKENDKVNFEVEKGPKGLNAINVKVIA from the coding sequence ATGGGCAAATCACAGGAAACTTTCAGTAAAAAAGAAAAAGAGAAGAAAAAGCTAAAGAAAAGACAAGACAAAGAACAGAAGAAGGAAGAGCGCAAAGCCAACTCCAATAAAGGAAAAGGCATAGACGAAATGCTCGCCTACGTGGATGATGAAGGTAACATCACCACAACGCCTCCGGACCCGACCAAAAAGAAGAAGGTTGTAAAGCAGGAGGATATTCAGATCGGCGTGCCGAAGCAGGAAGACCTGGACCCGGCGGACCTGATCCGAAAGGGCACCATCACGTTCTTTAACACCTCCAAAGGCTATGGTTTTATAAAAGACCATGAGACCCAGGAAAGCATTTTCGTACACCAGAACGAGATATCGGGCACGGTGAAGGAGAATGACAAAGTCAACTTCGAAGTGGAGAAAGGCCCCAAAGGCCTCAACGCAATTAATGTGAAGGTTATCGCATAA
- a CDS encoding cold-shock protein, whose product MNNGTVKFFNDSKGFGFIKEANSDQEYFVHVSGLVHEIRENDEVTFDLQEGRKGLNAVNVKRA is encoded by the coding sequence ATGAATAACGGAACAGTAAAATTCTTCAATGACTCGAAAGGGTTCGGGTTCATTAAAGAAGCAAATTCAGATCAGGAGTATTTCGTACACGTATCAGGTTTGGTACACGAGATCAGAGAAAACGACGAAGTAACTTTTGACCTGCAAGAAGGAAGAAAAGGACTAAATGCGGTTAACGTTAAGCGTGCTTAG
- the hrpB gene encoding ATP-dependent helicase HrpB, which yields MPTTDLLHHLPDLPVKEALPRLLQVLNTSNRAVLEAPPGAGKTTLVPLALLEADWRGDGKILVLEPRRLATRAAAERMADLLGEPVGQTVGYWVRMDHKVSRKTRVEVVTEGILTRIIQDDPALEGVAAIIFDEFHERNLQADLGLALALDAQAVLRPDLRLLVMSATLDATAIGQWLQAPVVQSEGRLFPVQTHFLSPAEVAAAGNYPSQRLATLTPKAIRQALSQEAEGDLLVFLPGMGEIKKVAQQLENTLGPAIELHLLHGDLPLSKQVAAIQPSPKGKRKVVLATSIAETSLTIEGVTIVVDGGFARVPRFTPRTGLTTLATVPVSQAGADQRRGRAGRLGPGVCYRLWSTADQMQLPPRQSPEILDADLTGLVLELALWGVKDATTLNWLDSPPAAALALAKDLLQRLEALDAAGNPTPHGKALASLGIHPRLGHLVMRGHELGFGATACALAALLSERDVLKPLQLGWGEGIPDLQLRLELIAGKSPVTPGFVVDENALRRVKEQAQNLRQRLRDATGNLHPELAGLLTALAYPDRLAQREAPGRVRLVSGQRASLATELFGEAEFYSIAHLDLGKQPRILLAAPLAKSDLLEHFSEQVEVLQEVRWHEGSQQVVARHLTRLGALLVEESTVSKPDADKVAAALLQALQEKGVERLPWSEEALRTRQRLAFLHRLEPENWPDTSDAALAASMDSWLAPHLHGLRTLDQVARLDFKEILLAELAWEQRQEMERLAPSHLQVPSGSRIALDYSDAASPVLAVRLQEVFGLLDTPRVGGGKVPLLLHLLSPASRPVQVTRDLRSFWSNGYFEVRKDLRGRYPKHHWPDDPLTAPPTRGTKKRPG from the coding sequence ATGCCTACAACAGACTTACTTCACCACCTTCCGGACCTACCCGTTAAAGAAGCACTGCCGCGGCTGCTGCAGGTCCTGAACACATCAAACCGTGCCGTGCTGGAAGCCCCTCCCGGCGCCGGTAAAACCACGCTTGTGCCGCTGGCCTTGCTGGAAGCCGACTGGCGGGGTGACGGGAAAATCCTGGTGCTGGAGCCGCGCCGCCTGGCAACGCGGGCTGCTGCCGAGCGTATGGCCGACCTGCTAGGGGAGCCTGTAGGGCAAACGGTGGGTTACTGGGTACGCATGGACCACAAGGTATCCCGGAAAACCCGTGTAGAAGTCGTGACCGAGGGCATCCTGACCCGCATCATCCAGGACGACCCGGCCCTGGAGGGGGTGGCGGCCATTATTTTTGATGAGTTTCATGAGCGCAACCTGCAGGCAGACCTGGGGCTGGCCCTGGCCCTGGACGCACAGGCTGTGTTGCGCCCCGACCTGCGCCTGCTGGTGATGAGCGCGACCCTGGATGCCACCGCCATCGGGCAGTGGCTGCAGGCACCGGTCGTGCAAAGCGAAGGGCGCCTGTTCCCGGTGCAGACGCACTTTCTCTCCCCTGCGGAGGTGGCAGCCGCCGGCAACTACCCCTCGCAACGCCTGGCCACTCTAACGCCCAAGGCCATCCGGCAGGCCCTTAGCCAGGAGGCCGAAGGCGATCTGCTGGTTTTCCTGCCGGGCATGGGCGAGATAAAGAAAGTGGCGCAGCAACTGGAAAACACCCTTGGCCCCGCCATAGAGCTGCACCTGCTGCACGGCGACCTGCCTCTCTCGAAGCAGGTTGCCGCCATCCAGCCCTCTCCCAAAGGCAAACGCAAAGTGGTGCTGGCCACAAGTATAGCCGAAACGAGCTTAACCATTGAGGGCGTTACGATTGTGGTTGACGGCGGCTTTGCGCGCGTGCCCCGGTTTACGCCCCGCACCGGCCTGACGACCCTGGCCACCGTGCCCGTGTCGCAGGCCGGGGCAGACCAGAGGCGCGGACGAGCAGGCAGGCTTGGCCCCGGCGTGTGCTACCGCCTGTGGTCCACGGCCGACCAGATGCAGCTGCCGCCCCGGCAGAGCCCCGAGATCCTGGACGCCGACCTGACAGGCCTTGTACTGGAGCTGGCTTTGTGGGGCGTGAAGGATGCGACGACCCTCAACTGGCTCGACTCTCCCCCGGCCGCTGCCCTCGCCCTGGCAAAAGACCTGCTACAGCGGCTCGAAGCCCTGGATGCTGCCGGAAACCCCACGCCGCACGGCAAGGCGCTGGCCTCGCTGGGGATACACCCGCGGCTGGGGCACCTGGTTATGCGCGGCCATGAGCTGGGCTTCGGAGCAACGGCCTGTGCCCTGGCAGCCCTGCTGTCGGAGCGGGATGTGCTGAAGCCCCTGCAGCTGGGCTGGGGCGAAGGCATACCCGACCTGCAGCTCCGCCTGGAACTTATAGCCGGTAAAAGCCCCGTCACGCCAGGTTTTGTGGTGGATGAGAACGCCTTGCGGCGCGTAAAGGAGCAGGCACAGAACCTGCGGCAGCGGTTGCGCGATGCCACAGGCAACCTACACCCGGAGCTGGCGGGCTTGCTAACCGCCCTGGCCTACCCCGACCGCCTGGCGCAGCGCGAAGCCCCGGGCCGTGTGCGGCTGGTAAGCGGGCAGCGGGCCAGCCTCGCCACCGAGTTATTCGGCGAAGCGGAGTTTTATAGTATAGCGCACCTGGATTTGGGCAAGCAGCCGCGTATCCTGCTGGCGGCTCCGCTGGCTAAGTCAGATTTGCTGGAGCACTTTTCGGAACAGGTGGAGGTACTGCAGGAGGTGCGCTGGCACGAGGGGTCGCAGCAGGTGGTGGCCCGCCACCTGACACGGCTGGGGGCTTTGTTAGTGGAGGAAAGCACGGTTTCCAAACCAGACGCCGACAAGGTAGCAGCAGCGTTGCTGCAGGCTTTGCAAGAAAAGGGAGTGGAACGCCTGCCATGGTCGGAGGAGGCGCTGCGTACGCGGCAGCGTTTGGCTTTTCTGCACCGGCTGGAGCCGGAAAACTGGCCGGACACCTCTGATGCAGCGCTGGCAGCAAGTATGGATAGCTGGCTTGCCCCGCACCTGCACGGCCTGCGCACCCTGGACCAGGTGGCCAGGCTAGACTTTAAAGAAATACTGCTTGCGGAGCTGGCCTGGGAGCAGCGGCAGGAAATGGAGCGGCTGGCGCCGTCGCACCTGCAGGTGCCCAGCGGCTCCCGCATTGCCCTGGATTACTCGGATGCTGCGTCTCCCGTGCTGGCTGTGCGCCTGCAGGAGGTGTTTGGACTGCTGGACACCCCGCGTGTTGGCGGCGGCAAAGTACCGCTGCTGCTCCACCTGCTCTCCCCTGCCTCACGCCCGGTACAGGTAACGCGCGACCTGCGCAGCTTCTGGAGCAACGGCTATTTTGAGGTGCGCAAGGACCTGCGTGGCCGCTACCCCAAACACCACTGGCCGGATGATCCCCTCACGGCCCCACCGACACGGGGCACGAAGAAAAGGCCGGGCTAA
- a CDS encoding retron St85 family RNA-directed DNA polymerase yields MKIIEKISNIYGLSFNETKNLINTAQNNYRIYKIPKKTTGTRTIYHPSKQVKAVQYILIDLILKKLQVHNAAVGYIKGVKAPIKRNAEQHAKFPYSIRIDFKNFFSSISFSDLKKVLENSSLELSLDDYKVLELVLFKNGLPIGAPSSPLISNIVMFELDELLAREALKVDSNSLYTRYADDIVFSTSKKNGCKDFLKKLKSVLINYNHPKLTINSSKTKFMSRKSKRMVTGLIITPQGKVSIGRENKEFIKMLLYQYNKKLLNPEQVSYLTGYLSFIIDVEPAFFNTLVIKYGAVVSNLLKKI; encoded by the coding sequence ATGAAGATTATTGAAAAAATATCTAATATATATGGGCTAAGTTTCAACGAAACAAAAAATCTTATCAATACTGCTCAGAACAACTATAGAATTTATAAAATTCCTAAAAAAACCACAGGAACTAGAACGATATATCATCCATCAAAACAGGTAAAGGCAGTACAGTATATATTGATAGATTTAATTTTGAAAAAGCTGCAGGTTCATAATGCTGCGGTAGGTTATATAAAAGGAGTAAAAGCACCCATAAAAAGAAATGCAGAGCAACATGCAAAATTTCCTTATTCAATAAGAATTGATTTCAAAAATTTCTTTTCTTCGATTTCTTTCTCTGACTTGAAGAAAGTTTTAGAAAACTCAAGTTTAGAATTATCTTTAGATGATTATAAAGTATTGGAGTTAGTATTATTCAAAAATGGCTTACCTATTGGTGCTCCTTCTTCTCCTCTAATAAGTAACATAGTTATGTTTGAACTTGATGAGTTACTGGCTAGAGAAGCTCTGAAAGTTGATTCCAATTCTTTATACACTCGCTATGCAGATGATATTGTCTTTTCAACATCAAAAAAGAATGGCTGTAAAGATTTCTTAAAAAAGCTGAAATCTGTCCTTATTAATTATAATCACCCAAAGTTGACCATCAATAGTTCTAAGACAAAGTTTATGTCTAGAAAAAGTAAGAGGATGGTTACAGGCCTTATAATCACGCCACAAGGTAAAGTTTCTATAGGAAGAGAAAATAAAGAGTTTATTAAAATGTTACTTTACCAGTACAACAAGAAGCTCCTGAACCCTGAGCAGGTATCCTATTTAACAGGGTATCTATCATTTATTATTGATGTTGAACCTGCTTTTTTCAATACTCTGGTGATTAAATATGGAGCTGTTGTATCAAATCTTTTGAAGAAGATTTGA
- a CDS encoding isoamylase early set domain-containing protein — protein MIQKTYLKTKDQCKVKFTVSIENAERVEVVGLNNDWDNPIEMNRKKGGTFETVQSLPKNTQHEFKYLVNGTEWRNEPEADSEVPNEFGGTNSVLTV, from the coding sequence ATGATTCAGAAAACATATTTGAAAACCAAGGACCAATGCAAGGTTAAGTTTACAGTAAGCATCGAAAACGCAGAAAGGGTAGAGGTGGTAGGCCTTAACAACGATTGGGACAACCCGATTGAGATGAACAGGAAAAAGGGAGGCACGTTTGAGACGGTGCAGTCGCTGCCGAAGAACACGCAGCACGAGTTTAAGTACTTGGTAAACGGGACCGAGTGGCGCAACGAGCCGGAGGCCGATAGCGAAGTTCCCAACGAGTTCGGCGGCACCAACAGCGTGCTTACCGTGTAA
- a CDS encoding alanine/glycine:cation symporter family protein: protein MEHIISFINDIVWSNALIILCLGAGIYFSIVTRFVQVRYIREMLRLLFHGESSQKGVSSFQAFSIAIAGRVGTGNIAGVATAIAMGGPGAVFWMWVIAFLGSASAYIEATLGQIYKQVKDGEYRGGPAYYIEKGLGVRWYAVVFAIATIISMALFLPGVQSNSIASGINTAFGVPMAVTGAAVTALLALIIFGGVKRIGKVAEVAVPFMAGAYILMTVVIIAMNVTEVPAMISLIVRSAFDVEPAFAGVFGMAISWGVKRGIYSNEAGQGTAPHAAAAAEVSHPAKQGLVQAFSVYVDTLFVCTATAFMILFTGQYNVVNPEGGFIVENLPGVAFGPEFTQQAVNTYFPSLGSGFVAISLLLFAFTTIMAYYYIAETNLSYLNAKGNKWMLWALRALILAATFYGSVKTAESAWMLGDIGVGIMAWLNVVAILLLRKPALRALKDYQAQRKAGLDPVFHPKQLGIQNADQWDKTAEENKELQAV, encoded by the coding sequence ATGGAACACATCATCAGCTTTATAAACGACATCGTCTGGAGCAATGCCCTCATCATACTTTGCCTCGGGGCAGGTATATATTTTTCAATCGTAACCAGGTTTGTGCAGGTGCGCTACATCCGCGAAATGCTTCGCCTGCTTTTCCATGGGGAGTCGTCTCAGAAGGGCGTGAGTTCCTTTCAGGCCTTTTCCATTGCCATTGCCGGCCGGGTGGGCACAGGCAACATTGCCGGTGTCGCCACGGCAATTGCCATGGGCGGGCCGGGTGCGGTTTTCTGGATGTGGGTGATTGCCTTCCTCGGTAGCGCCTCTGCCTACATCGAAGCTACCCTGGGCCAGATATACAAGCAGGTAAAAGACGGCGAGTACCGTGGCGGCCCCGCTTACTACATCGAGAAAGGCCTGGGTGTAAGGTGGTATGCCGTTGTTTTCGCCATTGCCACCATCATCAGCATGGCCCTGTTTTTACCGGGCGTGCAAAGCAACAGTATCGCCTCCGGCATCAACACAGCCTTCGGGGTGCCGATGGCCGTAACGGGAGCAGCGGTTACGGCGCTTCTGGCCCTGATCATTTTCGGTGGCGTAAAGCGCATCGGTAAAGTAGCCGAGGTAGCCGTTCCGTTTATGGCAGGTGCCTACATCCTGATGACGGTGGTGATTATTGCCATGAACGTGACGGAAGTGCCTGCCATGATCAGCCTGATCGTCCGCTCCGCCTTCGACGTTGAGCCTGCTTTTGCCGGTGTGTTCGGTATGGCGATTTCGTGGGGCGTGAAGCGCGGCATTTACTCTAACGAGGCCGGGCAAGGTACAGCCCCGCATGCCGCAGCGGCCGCGGAAGTTAGCCACCCGGCCAAACAGGGGCTGGTACAGGCTTTCTCGGTGTATGTGGATACGCTTTTTGTTTGTACGGCCACGGCCTTTATGATCCTGTTTACAGGGCAGTACAACGTGGTAAACCCGGAGGGAGGCTTTATTGTGGAGAACCTGCCCGGGGTGGCCTTTGGCCCTGAGTTTACGCAGCAGGCGGTGAATACCTACTTCCCTTCGCTGGGCAGCGGCTTTGTCGCTATCTCCCTGCTGCTGTTTGCCTTCACCACCATCATGGCCTACTACTACATTGCCGAAACCAACCTGAGCTACCTGAATGCCAAGGGCAACAAGTGGATGCTGTGGGCGCTGCGGGCCCTTATTCTGGCCGCTACCTTCTACGGCTCTGTGAAGACGGCAGAATCGGCCTGGATGCTGGGCGACATTGGCGTGGGCATTATGGCCTGGCTGAACGTGGTGGCGATCCTGCTGCTGCGCAAACCGGCGCTGCGTGCCCTCAAAGACTACCAGGCCCAACGCAAAGCCGGACTCGACCCGGTGTTCCACCCGAAGCAGCTGGGCATCCAGAACGCAGATCAGTGGGACAAAACAGCCGAAGAGAACAAAGAACTACAGGCCGTTTAG
- the hrpB gene encoding ATP-dependent helicase HrpB yields the protein MPFNPFTIDLPVREIIPAVREHLAAQNTLIVNAPPGAGKSTLLPLAILDEVWLTGQKIVMLEPRRLAAKTIAERLAQLLGEEVGQSVGYRIRFETRISERTRIEVVTEGILTRMIHSDRALTGIGIVIFDEFHERSIHADVAMALSREAQHTLRPDLRIMVMSATLDMPQLTSLLKAPVAQSMGRQYPIETHYTGDADDRMLPEMTAKVIKQAAQEQEGDILVFLPGEGDIRKVETILRRELRNFQIHPLFGMLPFGKQYAAIMPDRQGRRKVVLATSIAETSLTIEGISVVVDTGFGKTSRFDPKSGLSRLETVRISKDAADQRAGRAGRLGPGTAYRMWSKTTHERMAPHRTPEIMEADLSSLVLDMAQWGITDIRGLTWLNPPPRAALQYATDMLHQLQALEHGRITEHGKRMHALPCHPRIAHMLLKAEETDQVALASDIASVLEERDPLDRNAGIDINLRVEALRRYRKEQGQGKRFSKIEKIARSYRSLFEVDPENGSFDDYETGVLLAHCYPERIAYARPGNNAQFQLASGQYASAGHRDDLAHESWLAIAHLHAGTGDNPGRIFLASPLNPRDLAPLVKQQESYHWDVNDGELTASMDTRIGSIVLQSKPLPPPDEKHRIPAISEAIKLEGEHLLDFNEELTQWQNRVLSLRKWRPAEGWPDVSTSTLLMTNWDWLRPHLSDIEHPDELMELELLPILEKKYLDEAQRERLEVLAPASINLLDGSSIELEYKAQGEQPKLEIRLQDILAWEESPTVDAGEMKVELHLLTPELKPITTVSDLASFWKGNYRVIKRQLEAVFPEVKWER from the coding sequence TTGCCTTTCAACCCATTTACCATAGACTTACCCGTTCGGGAAATCATACCTGCCGTTAGGGAGCACCTGGCGGCGCAGAATACGCTGATCGTAAACGCCCCTCCCGGAGCCGGTAAAAGCACTTTGCTGCCGCTGGCTATACTTGATGAAGTATGGCTGACCGGCCAGAAGATCGTGATGCTGGAGCCCCGGCGCCTGGCGGCCAAAACCATTGCCGAGCGCCTGGCGCAGCTGTTGGGCGAGGAGGTAGGCCAGAGCGTCGGTTACCGCATTCGTTTTGAGACCCGCATTTCCGAGCGCACCCGCATCGAGGTCGTCACCGAAGGCATCCTCACCCGCATGATCCACAGCGACCGTGCGCTGACGGGCATCGGCATTGTGATCTTCGACGAGTTTCATGAGCGCAGCATCCATGCCGATGTAGCCATGGCCCTGAGCCGGGAGGCGCAGCACACGCTTCGCCCGGACCTGCGCATTATGGTGATGTCGGCTACCCTGGATATGCCCCAGCTCACGAGCCTGCTCAAGGCCCCGGTGGCACAAAGTATGGGGCGGCAATACCCCATCGAAACGCATTACACCGGCGATGCCGACGACCGCATGCTGCCCGAAATGACGGCAAAAGTTATAAAGCAGGCAGCGCAGGAGCAGGAGGGAGATATCCTGGTGTTCCTGCCCGGCGAAGGCGACATCCGAAAAGTAGAAACTATCCTGCGCAGGGAGCTGCGCAATTTCCAGATACACCCGCTGTTTGGTATGCTGCCCTTCGGCAAGCAGTACGCCGCCATTATGCCCGACCGCCAGGGCAGGCGCAAAGTGGTGCTGGCTACAAGTATAGCCGAGACCAGCTTAACCATAGAAGGTATTTCGGTGGTGGTGGATACGGGCTTCGGCAAAACCTCCCGTTTCGATCCGAAGTCTGGTTTGTCGCGCCTCGAAACGGTGCGCATCTCCAAGGATGCCGCCGACCAGCGTGCCGGTCGCGCCGGACGTTTGGGCCCTGGTACCGCCTACCGCATGTGGAGCAAAACCACGCATGAGCGCATGGCCCCGCACCGTACGCCCGAGATTATGGAAGCAGACCTGTCGTCGCTGGTGCTGGACATGGCGCAGTGGGGCATTACCGATATCCGTGGCCTTACCTGGCTGAACCCGCCGCCGCGTGCTGCCCTGCAATATGCCACCGACATGCTGCACCAGTTGCAGGCGCTGGAGCATGGCCGCATCACAGAGCATGGCAAGCGCATGCACGCCCTGCCTTGCCACCCGCGTATTGCGCACATGCTGCTCAAAGCCGAAGAAACCGACCAGGTGGCGCTAGCAAGCGACATTGCCTCCGTGCTGGAAGAGCGCGACCCGCTGGACCGCAACGCCGGCATCGACATTAATTTAAGAGTAGAAGCGCTGCGTCGCTACCGGAAAGAGCAGGGGCAGGGCAAGCGTTTCAGCAAGATAGAGAAGATAGCTCGCTCGTACCGCTCTTTGTTTGAGGTAGATCCCGAGAACGGCAGCTTTGATGACTATGAAACAGGCGTACTGCTGGCGCATTGCTACCCGGAGCGTATTGCTTACGCCCGCCCCGGCAATAATGCGCAGTTCCAGCTGGCTAGTGGCCAATATGCTTCTGCCGGTCACCGCGACGACCTGGCGCACGAGTCCTGGCTGGCTATTGCGCACCTGCACGCAGGCACTGGCGATAACCCCGGCCGCATTTTCCTGGCTTCACCGCTCAACCCCCGCGACCTGGCTCCGCTCGTAAAGCAGCAGGAAAGCTACCACTGGGATGTGAACGACGGCGAATTAACGGCTTCGATGGATACCCGCATCGGTAGCATTGTGCTGCAAAGCAAGCCGCTGCCACCACCCGACGAGAAGCACCGCATACCTGCCATCTCCGAAGCCATTAAACTGGAAGGCGAGCACCTGCTGGACTTTAACGAAGAGCTAACGCAGTGGCAAAACCGCGTGCTGAGCCTGCGTAAATGGCGACCGGCAGAAGGCTGGCCCGACGTAAGCACCAGCACCCTGCTCATGACCAACTGGGACTGGCTGCGCCCACACCTTTCCGACATCGAGCACCCCGACGAGCTGATGGAACTGGAGCTGCTGCCGATACTGGAAAAGAAGTACCTGGATGAGGCACAGCGTGAGAGGCTGGAGGTTTTGGCACCTGCAAGTATAAATTTGCTAGATGGATCAAGTATAGAGCTGGAGTACAAGGCGCAGGGCGAGCAACCAAAGCTGGAAATACGCCTGCAGGACATCCTGGCCTGGGAAGAAAGCCCCACCGTAGATGCCGGCGAAATGAAAGTAGAGCTGCACCTGCTCACCCCGGAGCTAAAGCCGATCACCACCGTGTCCGATCTGGCTTCTTTCTGGAAAGGCAATTACCGCGTTATCAAGCGACAGCTGGAAGCAGTATTTCCGGAAGTGAAGTGGGAGAGGTAA